In Tachysurus vachellii isolate PV-2020 chromosome 3, HZAU_Pvac_v1, whole genome shotgun sequence, one genomic interval encodes:
- the LOC132842313 gene encoding small ribosomal subunit protein uS14, with the protein MGHQQLYWSHPRKFGQGSRSCRVCSNRHGLIRKYGLNMCRQCFRQYAKDIGFVKLD; encoded by the exons ATGGGTCATCAGCAGCTCTATTGGAGTCACCCGAGGAAATTCGGCCAGGGATCTCGATCCTG CCGTGTGTGCTCAAACAGACATGGTCTGATCCGTAAATACGGGCTCAACATGTGCCGTCAGTGTTTCAGACAATACGCGAAAGACATTGGCTTCGTCAAG tTGGATTAA